A stretch of Halichondria panicea chromosome 1, odHalPani1.1, whole genome shotgun sequence DNA encodes these proteins:
- the LOC135348785 gene encoding uncharacterized protein LOC135348785 isoform X2 → MSVSSCKIIPLVLASWILLATNQLDTVYGNSAFLSNITDEREMLTVCPGELVSLTCSHDNVNGEQSRWEISGAMSCNGLVSHTTGFAEYTCGQFTITMVSNNTGPTVSSTIQIPVTEVLNGTLIECFAGGLFSSPLVGNTTLNVIDINALPVTAWVANLRTNSLCPVLEWDPLDAPYQRCVTGYTINLNGTVYNTTNTSLSLAGESLPYSETQTVTVTPFTINGLLSSDTSNITVINPDLGTPALSASFIIQNEALKLQIVFQEISIDIAPIRMFGYITSGEDCVPTTLFNGSSVAIDFSDQSPGDAYTVCVMFRNKDCSAINSTVTIPDTMITIQDVTPSDTSYTVRLSLPFTGYPPSDLLIVSTLSPPYSGPIILPFPSTTNQITVTFTNITAGLLYTYTTRVVLASNQSNDVVSPLTREFNLTTLGGGGGGESTLPVAVVAVAIIGGIAVFLSFISMVIIVIVITRRRTSDLYPKEIARQETLYNLTDQVS, encoded by the exons ATGAGTGTGTCAAGTTGCAAG ATTATCCCGTTGGTCCTAGCTTCATGGATACTGCTAGCCACAAATCAACTGG ACACTGTGTATGGAAACTCAGCATTTCTGTCAAATATTACTGATGAAAGAGAAATGCTAACAGTTTGTCCTGGAGAGTTGGTCTCTCTAACCTGTAGCCATGACAACGTTAATGGCGAACAAAGTCGATGGGAAATTAGTGGAGCCATGTCTTGCAATGGTTTAGTGAGCCACACTACTGGTTTTGCAGAATACACGTGTGGTCAATTCACCATCACCATGGTCAGCAACAACACTGGCCCTACAGTGAGCTCAACTATTCAAATACCTGTCACTGAGGTACTTAACGGTACTCTGATTGAATGCTTTGCTGGTGGTCTTTTTTCGTCGCCACTAGTTGGCAACACCACACTGAATGTGATAG ATATAAATGCACTGCCTGTAACTGCCTGGGTGGCAAATCTGAGAACTAATAGTTTATGTCCTGTTCTGGAGTGGGACCCACTGGACGCACCATACCAGAGATGTGTTACTGGATACACTATCAACCTGAATGGAACAGTGTACAATACCACCAATACATCTCTATCATTAGCTGGAGAGAGCCTCCCTTACAGTGAGACTCAGACAGTGACTGTGACACCATTCACAATCAATGGACTCTTATCATCTGACACCTCAAATATCACTGTGATCAATCCAG ACTTGGGAACTCCAGCATTATCCGCCTCCTTCATAATCCAAAATGAAGCACTGAAGCTCCAAATAGTATTCCAG GAAATTTCAATTGATATTGCACCCATTCGAATGTTTGGATACATAACGAGTGGAGAGGATTGTGTTCCTACCACATTATTTAATGGAAGTTCAGTTGCAATTGATTTCTCAGACCAATCTCCTGGAGATGcttacacagtgtgtgtaatgTTTAGAAACAAGGACTGCTCTGCTATTAACTCCACCGTGACCA TTCCAGATACAATGATTACCATACAAGATGTCACACCATCTGACACTAGTTACACAGTCCGCTTGTCCCTCCCCTTCACTGGCTACCCTCCCAGTGACCTGCTCATTGTCTCCACTCTCTCTCCCCCATACTCTGGCCCAATCATCCTCCCTTTCCCCTCCACAACCAACCAAATCACGGTGACCTTCACCAACATCACTGCTGGACTCCTCTACACCTACACCACTAGAGTTGTTTTGGCCAGCAACCAATCAAATGACGTCGTATCTCCACTCACTAGAGAATTCAATTTGACAACATTAGGAG GTGGTGGTGGAGGAGAATCAACACTCCCAGTTGCAGTTGTAGCAGTGGCTATAATTGGTGGCATAGCTGTTTTCTTGTCTTTCATAAGTATGGTCATAATCGTCATCGTTATCACTCGACGTAG AACCAGCGATCTATATCCCAAAGAAATAGCTCGTCAGGAAAC TTTGTACAATCTCACAGACCAAGTGTCATGA
- the LOC135348785 gene encoding uncharacterized protein LOC135348785 isoform X3, with amino-acid sequence MSVSSCKIIPLVLASWILLATNQLAFLSNITDEREMLTVCPGELVSLTCSHDNVNGEQSRWEISGAMSCNGLVSHTTGFAEYTCGQFTITMVSNNTGPTVSSTIQIPVTEVLNGTLIECFAGGLFSSPLVGNTTLNVIDINALPVTAWVANLRTNSLCPVLEWDPLDAPYQRCVTGYTINLNGTVYNTTNTSLSLAGESLPYSETQTVTVTPFTINGLLSSDTSNITVINPDLGTPALSASFIIQNEALKLQIVFQEISIDIAPIRMFGYITSGEDCVPTTLFNGSSVAIDFSDQSPGDAYTVCVMFRNKDCSAINSTVTIPDTMITIQDVTPSDTSYTVRLSLPFTGYPPSDLLIVSTLSPPYSGPIILPFPSTTNQITVTFTNITAGLLYTYTTRVVLASNQSNDVVSPLTREFNLTTLGGGGGGESTLPVAVVAVAIIGGIAVFLSFISMVIIVIVITRRRTSDLYPKEIARQETPSVMKNQIMLYLKI; translated from the exons ATGAGTGTGTCAAGTTGCAAG ATTATCCCGTTGGTCCTAGCTTCATGGATACTGCTAGCCACAAATCAACTGG CATTTCTGTCAAATATTACTGATGAAAGAGAAATGCTAACAGTTTGTCCTGGAGAGTTGGTCTCTCTAACCTGTAGCCATGACAACGTTAATGGCGAACAAAGTCGATGGGAAATTAGTGGAGCCATGTCTTGCAATGGTTTAGTGAGCCACACTACTGGTTTTGCAGAATACACGTGTGGTCAATTCACCATCACCATGGTCAGCAACAACACTGGCCCTACAGTGAGCTCAACTATTCAAATACCTGTCACTGAGGTACTTAACGGTACTCTGATTGAATGCTTTGCTGGTGGTCTTTTTTCGTCGCCACTAGTTGGCAACACCACACTGAATGTGATAG ATATAAATGCACTGCCTGTAACTGCCTGGGTGGCAAATCTGAGAACTAATAGTTTATGTCCTGTTCTGGAGTGGGACCCACTGGACGCACCATACCAGAGATGTGTTACTGGATACACTATCAACCTGAATGGAACAGTGTACAATACCACCAATACATCTCTATCATTAGCTGGAGAGAGCCTCCCTTACAGTGAGACTCAGACAGTGACTGTGACACCATTCACAATCAATGGACTCTTATCATCTGACACCTCAAATATCACTGTGATCAATCCAG ACTTGGGAACTCCAGCATTATCCGCCTCCTTCATAATCCAAAATGAAGCACTGAAGCTCCAAATAGTATTCCAG GAAATTTCAATTGATATTGCACCCATTCGAATGTTTGGATACATAACGAGTGGAGAGGATTGTGTTCCTACCACATTATTTAATGGAAGTTCAGTTGCAATTGATTTCTCAGACCAATCTCCTGGAGATGcttacacagtgtgtgtaatgTTTAGAAACAAGGACTGCTCTGCTATTAACTCCACCGTGACCA TTCCAGATACAATGATTACCATACAAGATGTCACACCATCTGACACTAGTTACACAGTCCGCTTGTCCCTCCCCTTCACTGGCTACCCTCCCAGTGACCTGCTCATTGTCTCCACTCTCTCTCCCCCATACTCTGGCCCAATCATCCTCCCTTTCCCCTCCACAACCAACCAAATCACGGTGACCTTCACCAACATCACTGCTGGACTCCTCTACACCTACACCACTAGAGTTGTTTTGGCCAGCAACCAATCAAATGACGTCGTATCTCCACTCACTAGAGAATTCAATTTGACAACATTAGGAG GTGGTGGTGGAGGAGAATCAACACTCCCAGTTGCAGTTGTAGCAGTGGCTATAATTGGTGGCATAGCTGTTTTCTTGTCTTTCATAAGTATGGTCATAATCGTCATCGTTATCACTCGACGTAG AACCAGCGATCTATATCCCAAAGAAATAGCTCGTCAGGAAAC ACCAAGTGTCATGAAGAATCAGATTATGCTGTACCTCAAGATTTGA
- the LOC135348785 gene encoding uncharacterized protein LOC135348785 isoform X1 — MSVSSCKIIPLVLASWILLATNQLDTVYGNSAFLSNITDEREMLTVCPGELVSLTCSHDNVNGEQSRWEISGAMSCNGLVSHTTGFAEYTCGQFTITMVSNNTGPTVSSTIQIPVTEVLNGTLIECFAGGLFSSPLVGNTTLNVIDINALPVTAWVANLRTNSLCPVLEWDPLDAPYQRCVTGYTINLNGTVYNTTNTSLSLAGESLPYSETQTVTVTPFTINGLLSSDTSNITVINPDLGTPALSASFIIQNEALKLQIVFQEISIDIAPIRMFGYITSGEDCVPTTLFNGSSVAIDFSDQSPGDAYTVCVMFRNKDCSAINSTVTIPDTMITIQDVTPSDTSYTVRLSLPFTGYPPSDLLIVSTLSPPYSGPIILPFPSTTNQITVTFTNITAGLLYTYTTRVVLASNQSNDVVSPLTREFNLTTLGGGGGGESTLPVAVVAVAIIGGIAVFLSFISMVIIVIVITRRRTSDLYPKEIARQETPSVMKNQIMLYLKI, encoded by the exons ATGAGTGTGTCAAGTTGCAAG ATTATCCCGTTGGTCCTAGCTTCATGGATACTGCTAGCCACAAATCAACTGG ACACTGTGTATGGAAACTCAGCATTTCTGTCAAATATTACTGATGAAAGAGAAATGCTAACAGTTTGTCCTGGAGAGTTGGTCTCTCTAACCTGTAGCCATGACAACGTTAATGGCGAACAAAGTCGATGGGAAATTAGTGGAGCCATGTCTTGCAATGGTTTAGTGAGCCACACTACTGGTTTTGCAGAATACACGTGTGGTCAATTCACCATCACCATGGTCAGCAACAACACTGGCCCTACAGTGAGCTCAACTATTCAAATACCTGTCACTGAGGTACTTAACGGTACTCTGATTGAATGCTTTGCTGGTGGTCTTTTTTCGTCGCCACTAGTTGGCAACACCACACTGAATGTGATAG ATATAAATGCACTGCCTGTAACTGCCTGGGTGGCAAATCTGAGAACTAATAGTTTATGTCCTGTTCTGGAGTGGGACCCACTGGACGCACCATACCAGAGATGTGTTACTGGATACACTATCAACCTGAATGGAACAGTGTACAATACCACCAATACATCTCTATCATTAGCTGGAGAGAGCCTCCCTTACAGTGAGACTCAGACAGTGACTGTGACACCATTCACAATCAATGGACTCTTATCATCTGACACCTCAAATATCACTGTGATCAATCCAG ACTTGGGAACTCCAGCATTATCCGCCTCCTTCATAATCCAAAATGAAGCACTGAAGCTCCAAATAGTATTCCAG GAAATTTCAATTGATATTGCACCCATTCGAATGTTTGGATACATAACGAGTGGAGAGGATTGTGTTCCTACCACATTATTTAATGGAAGTTCAGTTGCAATTGATTTCTCAGACCAATCTCCTGGAGATGcttacacagtgtgtgtaatgTTTAGAAACAAGGACTGCTCTGCTATTAACTCCACCGTGACCA TTCCAGATACAATGATTACCATACAAGATGTCACACCATCTGACACTAGTTACACAGTCCGCTTGTCCCTCCCCTTCACTGGCTACCCTCCCAGTGACCTGCTCATTGTCTCCACTCTCTCTCCCCCATACTCTGGCCCAATCATCCTCCCTTTCCCCTCCACAACCAACCAAATCACGGTGACCTTCACCAACATCACTGCTGGACTCCTCTACACCTACACCACTAGAGTTGTTTTGGCCAGCAACCAATCAAATGACGTCGTATCTCCACTCACTAGAGAATTCAATTTGACAACATTAGGAG GTGGTGGTGGAGGAGAATCAACACTCCCAGTTGCAGTTGTAGCAGTGGCTATAATTGGTGGCATAGCTGTTTTCTTGTCTTTCATAAGTATGGTCATAATCGTCATCGTTATCACTCGACGTAG AACCAGCGATCTATATCCCAAAGAAATAGCTCGTCAGGAAAC ACCAAGTGTCATGAAGAATCAGATTATGCTGTACCTCAAGATTTGA
- the LOC135350117 gene encoding uncharacterized protein LOC135350117: protein MCVSPTTVPLLADNVGAIAGGSLGSLFVVVVLVVVVFIVLVKKTKSSTQLSDNKVPKVAAGPVYEEVGLVTAQRTQDIQVVSNEAYGQMAKQNIELQSNQAYGELKYTA, encoded by the exons atgtgtgtgtccccaaCAACTGTCC CTCTACTGGCTGATAACGTTGGGGCTATAGCTGGTGGTTCTCTTGGCAGTCTGTTTGTGGTGGTGGTACTGGTTGTTGTGGTGTTCATAGTCTTAGTAAAGAAAACAAAAA GTAGCACCCAGCTGTCAGACAATAAAGTTCCAAAAGTTGCAGCTGGTCCAGTATACGAGGAAGTCGGTCTAGTAACAGCACAAAGAACACAAGACATTCAAGTGGTGTCTAATGAAGCTTATGGACAA ATGGCAAAGCAAAACATTGAGTTGCAGTCAAACCAGGCTTATGGAGAACTCAAATATACAGCTTAA
- the LOC135349189 gene encoding uncharacterized protein LOC135349189 has translation MVHFRSNHCILVSVAVSLLSQVLQATPGLVLPVERTTGLGCIPEGRTVSYVCTVTDPLDPPVASTVWQGTALNCPSASDTTNNRIILSHNQFQSGGNAGVCGGLSAMSIGFSRNEYTSRLILTASNELNGMTVICSLSGIFIAGNDTVIVGASSLPPLSVMVEVTSSSSFTFSWIPPSDTSNVGGYLFNVTGEDCGCVSMKTSADTTNVLCSDWTVSGQTCSFEVRAISEDCGFTSDSVALAISLRVPSSPTGLQVMSMYNQYGSTEYIEVDGCGTLRCEQETTPGISIGVFIVLGVNKWRRSENITLQTETEMIPPPVIYEEPNDIKPDPFTQENVAYELVKPN, from the exons ATGGTGCACTTCAGAAGTAATCATTGTATACTTGTAAGTGTAGCTGTGTCATTGCTGAGCCAAG TCCTGCAGGCTACCCCAGGACTAGTGCTGCCAGTAGAGAGAACCACTGGACTGGGTTGTATACCAGAGGGCAGGACTGTCAGCTATGTGTGCACTGTCACTGATCCACTAGATCCTCCTGTGGCTAGTACTGTTTGGCAGGGAACTGCCCTCAACTGTCCTTCAGCAAGTGATACAACAAACAATCGCATCATTCTATCTCATAATCAATTTCAGTCTGGAGGCAATGCTGGTGTTTGTGGTGGCTTGTCTGCAATGAGTATTGgatttagtagaaatgaatACACCTCAAGATTGATTCTAACAGCCTCTAATGAGTTGAATGGAATGACTGTTATATGTAGTTTGAGTGGAATTTTTATAGCTGGAAATGACACCGTAATAGTTGGAG CTTCTTCCCTTCCCCCTCTAAGTGTCATGGTTGAGGTCACTTCTTCTTCGTCCTTCACCTTCAGTTGGATTCCACCATCTGATACCAGCAATGTGGGAGGATATCTGTTTAACGTGACTGGAGAGGATTGTGGTTGTGTAAGTATGAAAACTAGTGCTGACACTACCAATGTCCTGTGTTCTGATTGGACGGTCAGTGGTCAGACCTGCTCCTTTGAAGTGAGGGCCATATCAGAAGACTGTGGGTTCACCAGTGATTCTGTTGCACTAGCCATCTCACTGCGCG TACCATCCAGTCCAACTGGGCTACAAGTGATGTCAATGTACAATCAGTATGGAAGCACAGAGTATATTGAAGTGGATGGGTGTG GGACCCTGAGATGCGAGCAAGAAACTACACCAG GAATCTCCATTGGTGTTTTCATTGTGTTGGGAGTGAACAAGTGGAGGAGGTCTGAAAATATAACTCTGcaaactgaaactgaaatgATACCACCTCCTGTGATATACGAAGAACCTAATGACATTAAACCTGACCCCTTCACTCAGGAGAACGTTGCTTATGAGCTAGTAAAACCCAACtga
- the LOC135349334 gene encoding uncharacterized protein LOC135349334: MDQQHPMGQYAYSYGNVWPEYQWSPEQLPVISHQPRQDDLKYRVRIINQKLKKDSIVVDWHGISNKFSSILELKQKLISTLSKYVPPASAIDEFNVGYFHGRPQVKSWILSEEDLKAMYTNAGDKEILLWCDGQVQVTSTSDRKRKQDDAETESVPKRAASSASGEEAELQEHVHELQNIHGDKYDYGDYRIWARMIKNHQWKDKDTPPNIPMIRGKVSRKGKHDVVDTLANAAVAIVKALRPSSPDVNPSVTAAASCSTLGMSPGKKVQLRSQYLKQLKEIQNLRDENVLSIDEFQAEKYTILTTLRELK; encoded by the exons ATGGACCAACAACACCCCATGGGACAGTATGCCTACTCATATGGTAATGTTTGGCCGGAGTATCAGTGGTCTCCAGAACAGCTACCTGTGATCAGTCATCAGCCTAGACAG GACGACTTGAAGTACCGTGTTCGAATTATTAACCAAAAGTTAAAGAAGGACTCGATTGTAGTTGATTGGCATGGTATCTCTAACAAGTTTTCATCGATACTTGAACTGAAACAAAAGCTTATCAGTACTCTCAGTAAGTATGTCCCTCCTGCATCTGCAATAGATGAGTTTAATGTTGGGTACTTCCATGGACGTCCTCAAGTAAAGAGCTGGATTTTATCGGAAGAAGATTTAAAAGCCATGTACACAAATGCTGGTGACAAAGAGATCTTGCTGTGGTGTGATGGACAAGTGCAGGTTACATCAACTTCTGATCGTAAGCGAAAACAAGACGATGCTGAAACGGAGAGTGTGCCTAAACGTGCTGCTAGCAGTGCTTCTGGAGAAGAAGCAGAGCTTCAAGAACACGTTCATGAATTACAAAACATTCATGGAGACAAATATGACTATGGTGACTACAGAATCTGGGCGAGAATGATTAAAAATCATCAATGGAAAGACAAAGATACTCCTCCAAACATCCCTATGATTAGAGGGAAAGTTTCTCGTAAAGGCAAACATGATGTAGTTGATACTCTGGCTAATGCTGCTGTTGCTATCGTGAAAGCTTTAAGGCCATCATCTCCTGACGTAAACCCCAGTGTTACTGCTGCTGCATCATGTAGTACACTTGGGATGTCACCTGGTAAAAAAGTACAGCTACGGTCCCAGTACCTCAAACAACTCAAGGAGATTCAGAACCTTCGAGATGAAAATGTTCTAAGTATTGATGAGTTTCAAGCTGAAAAATATACTATCTTAACGACATTACGTGAACTTAAGTAA